The DNA segment CGATCGACGTCCTCCTTCGTTCCTTTTGCTACCTTTGCGACCAACTCTCCGTTGGCAGGGTTATACACATCAAAGGTTTCCTGACTACTGGCTAGCTCCCATTTCCCATTGATAAAATGAGGAAATGTTTGCACCTCAACTTTAACTGTCATCGTAATTCCTCCTCTACTAATCTTCGACAACTGCATTATTTGTGACCGTTTCGCCCCAACTTCTCTTGTTTCGGGCACAATAAACCTACAAAACTCCTAACTCACTATCTGAATATCTATAAATCTCTTCGATTTTTTTGCCTTTGGCTCTCGCTAAAATTTCCATTCGGACGGATAGCTGTTTGAGGGTAAAGTTCATGATGTCATCAGGATTTCCTCCGAATGAACTAACCTCCCTTCCTGCGATGCCTTCCTGGTTTAAGCGAATCGCGAGTGGCGTCAACTCGCCCATTTTAACCGCAACAAAATCAAAAAGATGTGGGTGCTCACAAATCAATCGTTGCAGAAGGAACGTGCCGTACCCGATATGTCTCGACTCATCCTTCTTCAAATTTCCAATGCCTTCAAGCAGTCCTGGCATGATTCCGGCTGTTTCCAAGGCAGCATAGAACGAATAATAGCCGGTTTCAGCTAATACGCCCTCAACAAACATGTTATACACGACAGATGCTTCAGCAATCGCTTCAGGAGACTGGTCGGTAACCAGACGCTCCATCGCTGTCGGGAGAATTTCATAAAATATCTTCTGATAGGTCTCCGTATGGAAATGGGAGAGATCCCCCTTCTCCCCAATCGCATTCAATACAAGTCGGAAAAACTCCGTGTGCTTCGCTTCCTCATATAAGAAGGTCGTTAAAAACATTTCTTCTTCCAGTCTGCCTTCTTTGGCAATCGCCATAATCAACGGAAGCAAATCAAGCGTAACCGCTTCCTCACCCGCTTGAAACTGAGAAATCAGGCGTAAAATATCCTGTTGCTGCTCTTCATTCATCGCTCTCCAGTCTCGTTGATCCTGGCTGAAATCAATATCAGCAGGATTCCAGGTGCCTAAACGTTTGGCTTTTTGATAGAGTCGATACGGGAAGGAATCCTCCAGCAGACCTCTCGAGCTCGTCGTTAAAATGGTCCTTTTTTCCATAATACTTTTCCTCCTCATTTCCCTTTACGGTTTGATTACAATTTCAGACGCAGTTCGGCGTAAATGTGTTTTTAAAATTTTTCCCACGCCATTTCTAGGCAACGCTTCTAGAAAAACAATTCTTCTCGGGGTTTTATTTTTCGCTAAATGATCTTGACAGTAACGAATCAGTTCTTCTTCAGTTACCTCAGACCCTGGCTTCTTCACGACACATGCCACCATCTCTTCACCCATTCGCTCATCTGGAACGCCAATAACAGCAGCCTCAAACACCTGTTCATGAGCGTTAAGAATTTCCTCTACATCACGTGGATAGACATTAAAGCCGCCGCGAATAATTAAGTCTTTTTTGCGGTCAACAATATAGACGTAGCCCTCATCATCGATTCGAGCCATATCACCTGTATATAACCACCCTTCCCTTAATACACGGCTCGATTCCTCCAGATTTTGATAGTAACCTGGCGTGACATTGTCACCACGGACAATCAACTCCCCTACTTCACCGGAAGGAAGCTCCTCGCCCTCCTCATTAACCACCATCACTTCTACCCCTGGAATCGGAATCCCGACGGAGCCAGGTTTAATCTCGATTCCTTTCCGATGGGCCGTCACAACAGGTGCAGCTTCAGATAAACCATAGCCTTCGTACACCTTCGCTCCAAACCTTTGTTCAAACGCATGGAGTAACGCCACCGGCAGAGGCGCTGAACCTGATCCGACCGATTCCAGGCTGGAGGTATCATATTGGTCCGCCCCGGGAAAGGATAACATCGCATGAATCATCGCTGGTACCGCGGAAAACGTCCGAACCTTATAGGTTTCAATGGCTTTAAACACTTCTTTTATATCAAAGCTCGAAAAAACTACGATCGAACTGCCTGTTAAGTAGCAAACATTGGAAACTGTTAGGCCATAGACATGGGCAAGCGGCAGGACACCTAGTGTTGTTCCCCGCTCTGTTTCATTATGTTTCGCCGAATTTCCAGCATTGGAAAATAGGTTTTTATGGGTCAAGAGAACTCCTTTTGGATTTCCTGTTGTTCCTGAGGTGTATAAGATGACCGCGGTATCTTCTTCTGTCACCCCTTCATCGAGAGAACCATTGTCCTGAACCATCACCTCGTAAAAGTTTTTCACCTGACTCGACGAAGGTTGGTCGACCACAATTAACTCTGGTTTGGCAGCTAATCCCTCAAGCGATTTTTCCACATTAGCTAACACATACGAGGAAGTAATCACTGCTTTGGCACCAGATTTCTCAGCGATATAGTGAAGCTCTTTCGGGTGAAGCGTAAACATGACTGGTACAATGATGGCACCCGCTCTTGTGATCGCTTGATAGGAGAAGAGGACTTCCGGACAATTGGGCATGCAAATCATGACACGGTCACCCTTATTTATCCCAAGTTTCCGTAGGCCATGAGCAAATTGGTCTGCAAATTGTTTCGTTTCCACATTTGTGTAGGACTTTTCTTTGAAAAATAAAAAAGGGTACTCTCCAAAATTAGTTATATTTGTTTCAAGCAGCTCCTTAAGTTTCATCCAATCCGCTCCTTTCGGTACACCACTTTAGAACCTTGTTTTTCGTATCTGACCTGCTGTCTTTGCTCAAGCAAATCTAAATGACCTTGGATTTGTGATAGCCCCAAAAACACCGTTCTACCGTTTAATCGAGGATACATCACGCTGCAAATCTCAAAAATACTTTTTTCCCCATGATCAAGAATAGATAGAATCTGTTTACAGCGCTTTTCCTGTTCACTCAATCTTGTTTTGATTAATGATACGTGATCAGTAAATACCTCCCCATGGCCGGGATAAATCGTCACAAGTGGCAGCTGACTGACTTTTTCCATCGAATCCCTATACTGTAATAATGGTTGCGGTCGACTTAGCTCCCCTGGATTTGGCGGTTCAATAAAGGCATTTACGGAAAAGGCCTTTAATAAATGATCGCCAGCGAATGTTTCCCCGGTTTCAGGGCTCCACAGCAACAGATCACATTGACTGTGTCCTGGAACATGCACCACCTCAAACTTCCTTCCACCTAGAGGAACCTGGTCTCTTTCTTTTAAAAAAGTGACATTCTGCCAAATTTCCTCATGAAATGGACGCTTAATAATATGCTTTTTCGGGTCGGCACCGCAGCTTGTTACAAACTGGTCAAAAAATTGCTGAACTCTTTGATACTCGTGAATATCAGAGTTGATGGACCCGGCCGCCTGTTCATGTACAAAAATAGGAATATCAACTTCTTCTTGAAGATGTGGGATGGCACCAGCATGGTCTATATGAATGTGGGTGAGGACAATATGGTCAATATCTGTTAATTGAATGCCATGATTATGTAGTTGATTCTTTAACTGTTGATAGGACTCTCTGCCGGGGTTTCCGGTATCCACTAAGGTAACGGTTTCTCCAATGACCAAGAAGGCATTCACCGTTCCTTCGGCAAAGTGTGTTTGTAGCTCTAGAGGAATAATTTTAACCATGTGATGGCTCCTCCCTTCTGAACGATAAGAGGCTTTGAATGCTCCAAATCTTTTGAACTTCAAGAAGCTTTGGTCGCGATGAACCCCTCATAGGAGACCTTTCTTTCGTTTTATCAGTTGTTTCGGTCGCGTAGAACCCTCATAGGAGCCTTTCTTTCATTTTTCCAGCTGGTTCGGTCGCATAGAACCCTTATAGGCGACCTTTCTTTCGTTTTTCCAGCTGGTTCGGTCGCATAGAACCCTTATAGGCGACCTTTCTTTCATTTTTCCAGCTGGTTCGGTCGCATAGAACCCTTATAGGCGACCTTTCTTTCATTTTTCCAGCTGGTTCGGTCGCATAGAGCCCTTATAGGCGACCTTTCTTTCGTTTGTTAAGAGATTTTGGTCGCATACATAGAACCAATCACATCTAAAGGAGGGTTGACCAATAGACTATATTTCTAGTAACCCAAGATTATGTCATAAAACTATTAAAATCCCCCTTGTATACTAAACACCAAGTGGTGGTCGGATGTAATACAAGGGGGAGAGTTACATAGTTACCTATTATTTAATCTTGATTGGCACGATTTTTCCGTCCTCTACCGCTGCAACCTCTAATTCACCATCGAAGCCGCCGCCAGTAAATTTCGTAAAGTCATATATTTTCACATTATCAGGAATATTGCTTACGCCATCCTGCATTTTGGCTTGGATTTTTTCTGCATCGTCAACAGAGCCTGCCGCTTTCATTGCTTCTACAAAAATGTACATCGCAATGTAATTAAGACCTGCTTCTGATCCAGGAGTCTCTCCATACTTTTCTTGGTATTTCTTAGCAAAATCAGGAATAGCTGGGCTTTTTGATTCAATAAGAGGCATAACGCCGATTGAACCATTTAACAAATCATAAGAACCAGTTACCTTTTTCATTTCATCAAATTTTGCTTGGTCCATTACGATAAAACCGCCTTTAAAGCCTAGCTCACGTGCTTGCTTCGCTACTTTTGCAGTCGGTTCAGATGCACCACCGATAAACAATACATCTGGCTTTTCCTTTAACGCATTTGTAACTGTCGTGAAGAAATCTGTTTCTTTCGCAAAGTCGATGGCAGAGTTGTAAACAACCTTCCCACCTTCTTTTTCCCAATGCGCTTTCAGCTTTTCAGACCAGTCTTTTCCGTATTGAGACGCAGTTGGTAGAAAGGCAATTTTCTTACCGAATTTCTTCATTTCATAGTCTGTAAACGGCTTTAAATATCCATCATAACGAGGAGGAATACGTACGGTTAGGTTATTGCCCACTTCAGACACTTTCGGTTCACTTGTGTAAGCACCAATGAGGAATTTATCTTGTTGGTTGAATACTTGTAGTGCAAAGACACCACCGCTGTGCGGAGTGAAAATGATTGGTGTTTTGTTTTCCTGAATCAGCCTTTTGGCGTTAGCTCCAGCTTCATTTGGAAGGTATTTGTCATCCAACGAAACAATATTCAGCTTGAATTTCTTTCCGCCTACTTCAAATCCACCGGCTCCATTAATCTCTTCTGCCGCCATCTTTACACCATTTAAAGTACGCTCACCATAAAAGGCAGCCGGGCCGCTTAATGGTCCAGTATAACCAATATTAACTGTGCCTGTTTCTTCAGATTTACTGTCACCGCCGCCTCCTGAGGACGGTTTGGTGTTTGCTGATTCATTGGATGAACTGTTACATGCTGCCAAACTGAAAATTACTACGAAGATCAAACTCAGCATCAAAAGAGATTTTAATCTTTTCATTGGTTTTCCCCCTTATATTTTAAAAATATTCAGATATTGACAGTGGTAATAAGCCCTTCCTCACCCCCTTAAAAGTGCAGCCAGTCAATAGATTACGCACCTATATACGCTTTTCTCACTTCATCATTCGCAAATAATTCTTCTGAAGTGCCTTGAAGGACGATGGAGCCATTTTCAAATACATAGCCTTTATCTGCAATTTTTAAAGCAGCATTCGCATTTTGTTCTGCTAACAGGATGGTAGTCCCCTCTTGGTTAATTTTTTGAATAACCTCAAACATTTGCTCCACAATCAACGGCGCAAGACCAATAGAGGGTTCATCAAGCAGCATCAGCTTCGGTTTTGACATTAATGCTCTGCCAATCGCAAGCATTTGCTGCTGACCACCGCTTAGAGAACCTGCAGCATCATTCTTTTTTTCCCTCAGAATTGGAAACAGCTCGTATACATGCTCAAGAGAATGCTTGTATTCTTCCTTTTTTCCACGGTGTACATAGGCACCCATTCTAAGATTCTCCTGGACAGACATGGCAGGGAATAGTTTCCTTCCCTCCGGACATTGACCGATTCCTAATTTTACAATTTGATCAGCCGACGTTCGATTCAATCTTTTGCCTTCGAAAAGGATTTCTCCAGTGGCAGGCTTACTTAGGCCGCTAATGGTTCGAAAGGTCGTACTTTTTCCGGCCCCATTTGATCCCAATAGGACGACGATTTCGCCTTCATTAACCTCAATGTTCACGTTTTGAATGGCTGTAAAACTACCGTATTTGACAGAGACATTTTGTAAACTAAGCAATGGCGCTCCCTCCCAAGTACGCTTTTATAACCGATTCATTATTACGAATTTCCTCCGGTCTGCCTTCGGCGATCTTTTCCCCATAATTCAGAACCATAATTTTATCGGCAATTCTCATAATCATCGACATTTTGTGCTCAATTAAGCAAACTGTGATTCCTTTACTTACCATCTTTTTCATCAAATCTGCCAACCCTTCTGTTTCATCCGGGTTTACACCGGCCGCTGGTTCATCTAGAAATACAATCTCAGGATCCGTTGCTAACGCCAAGGCAAATGCCGTTCGCTTTTTTTCTTCCTGCGTTAAGCTGCCAACGAGTTTATTGGCTGCCTGTTTTAAATCAACGAATTCCAATACTTCCATTGCTTTTTCGCGGCATTGCTCCTCTTCGTTTCTTAAGCGTGGTGTACGAAAAATGGCATCCAGTAAATTGGATTTCGTCCGCAAGCGATGTCCAACGATGACATTGTCAAGCACTGTGGATTGTTCGAACAAATTCGTTGTTTGGAAGGTTCGTGCCACTCCAAGCTCTGCGATTTTATTGGAAGGTAACGTGGTAATATCCTTTCCTTTAAAAATCACCTGTCCTGAGCTTGGTTGATGAAAACCGCTGATTAAGTTGAAAAAGGTCGACTTCCCGGCTCCATTTGGACCAATAATGGCATTAATTTTTCCTTGTTCAATCGTAAAATCTACTTGATTCACGGCAACAAGGCCGCCAAATTTCTTTGTTAGATTTTTCGTCTCCAAAAATTGCATCCCTATACCTCCTCTACTTGCTTTTCACGGTCGATGAATGGCTTACCGCTTGCACGGGCTGTATTAGTGAGCTGCAGCTGTTCCTTTTTCGCTCTCCGTTTAGCCATCCCACTTGAGACCGCTCCCACAATTCCACGTGGATAGAAAATGACCAGCAGGGTTAAGACAGGGCCGAAAATAAGCATCCTGTACTGCTGAAAATCCTGGAGTTGCTGTGACAACCAAACAATAAGCAAGGTGCCGACCAGAGGACCGCTTAGCGTACCAATTCCGCCTACAAGCAAATAGGTTAATAGGTCAAAGGTAATGGTGATTGAACCAATATCTGGACCAATAAAACGCACAAATGATGCATATAGAGCTCCAGATAATCCAGCAAAGAGCGTAGACAATACAAAGACTGTTAGTTTATTTTTCATGGTGGATATCCCAATGGTTTGTGCTAAATCTTCACTGTTTCGAATCGCAATAAAGGTCCGACCTGATAGGGAGTGAATAATTCGGTACATGACAAGAACCACGAGAAGTAAGAAGAACAACACTAAATAATAGTGTGAAACCTCTGTTTCAAAGGTAATAGGACCAAATCCTGCAGGTGCAGGAATTCCAATTAACCCGCGAACACCTTCTGTTAAGCTGTCCCATTTATCAATAACGAGATAGATAATGTAGCCCAGGCACAGAGTATAAATCGCAAAGAAGTGTTCTTTCGTCCGTAAGGCGATTAAACCAACAAGGAAACCTAGTACACTAGTAATTACCAGGGATAAAAAGAAAGCCGCCCAGAAATTCATCCCTGCTTTTACGGTTAAGATCCCTAAGGAATAAGCTCCTATCCCAAAGAAGCCAGCATGGGCCAGCGAAAGATACCCCGTATAACCTGCTAGTAAATTCAATCCGTAGACACCAATCATCCAAATAAAAGAAAGAGTCATGATGTGGATGAAGTAATTGTTATTAGATACTAAAGGGAACCCAACCGCAAATAGGATTAAAACAATAATCACATTTCTTTGATTAAATACCTTTCCCATTAATGTCCCCCCTTAGAAAACAATCCCGTTGGTTTAACAGTTAAGATGATGACAAGAAGGACGAATGCGATGATGTCTTTGTAGTCGTTAGAAATGTAGGTTGCGCCTAAGCTTTCACTAAAGCCTAAAATATATCCACCGACAATGGCTCCCGGGATACTACCCATACCACCGAGGATAATGATAACAAAGGCTTTAAGAATAACTAGCTGTCCCATTCCTGGAAACACTAGATTAATAGGTGCAGACAGAGAGGATGCAATGGCAGCAAGCCCGCCAGAAATCATAAAGGTTAACATGGCCACCTTGTTTGTATTAATACCCACCAGGTTGGCTCCTTCACGATTTTGTGACATAGCAATGATGGTTGCCCCTGTGAAGGTTTTTTTCAAGAAAAGATAGAGTAGAATCATGACAACAATGGCGGCAACAACAATCAGGATTCGCTGCATCGTAAACGTCAATCCAAATAGTTGAACAACCTGCCCGTACGGTGTTGGCATACTTTGATATTCTGCCCCCCAATAAAATTGGGCGAAAGCTTCTAAGAATAAGAGAATTCCAATGGCAGCAATTTTGTCGTGGATGGGCGGTGCTTCTCTAAGCGGGTGAAAGACAAACCGTTCCATCATGACACCAAGAAGACCCACAACTAGAATTGAAACAAAAATAGCGACCCAATAATGAAGCCCAAACTTGGTCATCATTGTTAAGGTTATGTATCCACCCATCATGTATAATGCTCCATGCGCAAAATTTGGAATGTGCAATATACCATAAACGAGCGTTAATCCTAAGGCAACAAGGGCATAAACGCTTCCAATGGTTAAGCCATTAAACAGCTGCTGAATAAGAATCTCCATAGCTTCCCCCTTATACTTTTTTGAAATTTCAATTCATATAAAATATTTCTATATGGGAGCGTTCCATTCGGTCAGCTCCCTTTTCTCAACCAAATTACTGTACGTTATTTGTTACCTTCTCTTTTTCCTCTTCTTGAAGCGTACGCCATAAGATTTTTCCACTTGAGGTCATTGGGAACTGCTTGCGGAATTCTATGAGTCTTGGGTATTTATAGGCAGCCATATGCTGTTTCGACCACTCAATAATTTCCTCTTCGCTCACTTTTCCTTCAAAACCTTCGTTTAATATAACGAAAGCCTTCACCGTCTCCCCTCTTCTTGGATCAGGTACCCCCACCACACAAGCCTGCTGAATGGCTGGGTGCTTATACAGATACGATTCCACTTCAGTTGGCCATACCTTATATCCAGATGCGTTAATCATCCGTTTCACACGATCAACCATGAAGAAATAGCCTTCCTCATCATAGCGGCCGATATCCCCTGTTCTAAAAAACGATTTTCCGTCTATTTCAATAAAAGCACTTCTATTTTCATCGTCGCGGTTAAAGTAACCAACCATTACCTGCGGGCCATTGACGATAATTTCCCCTACTTCCCCAACACCCAGCTCTTTTCCTGTCGCTGGCTCGATAATTTTGGCATCGACATCAAAGGAGGGAATCCCAAGACATTGCATCTTTGGACGCTCTGCTGGATTGAAATGCGTTTGAGCTATCGTTTCAGATAAACCGTAACCCTCGACAAACCGTAAACCCGATAACTTAAATAGCTTTTCCCCTACCGCCTCAGGAAGGGCAGCACCTCCACCAGAAATAGAGGTTAAAGAGGAGATATCCTCTGCTTTCAGCTTTGGATTGGCTAAGAAATCGACGATCATCGTGGCAATTGTTACCCAATGGGTACATTGAAGGCTTTTAATCATTTCGACTGCCGCATCTCGATTCCATCTTGTCAGAATGACCATTGTACTTCCGCTGTAGATTGGCATATGCATACTGTGCACCATCCCTGTTACATGAAAAAGCGGTAGGGACATTAAATGCACGGCGTTTGGTGTAGTATTTGACCAATGATAAGCGCCTACAGTATTCGCGTTTACCGTCCGATTTGTGTGCATACAACCTTTTGGCAGACCCGTTGTTCCTGATGTATATGGCAGGACTGCGAGGTCATTTCCCTTTGCTGTATGTTCAGATGGAGCTATCTTAGCTTGAATGGCATCGTTCCAAAGATAGTGACCAGCCTCAGAAAATGGGACACTTGGTGCTTCCACCTCTTTTGGAAGCATCTCTTCAAACCCGGTCCCTGCATAATCTGAATAGGCTGCAAGCAGTAAGTTTTCTAGTGTAGTCGTACCTAATAATGGACGGACTCGGTCATATAATTCTTGA comes from the Neobacillus sp. PS2-9 genome and includes:
- a CDS encoding R2-like ligand-binding oxidase; translation: MEKRTILTTSSRGLLEDSFPYRLYQKAKRLGTWNPADIDFSQDQRDWRAMNEEQQQDILRLISQFQAGEEAVTLDLLPLIMAIAKEGRLEEEMFLTTFLYEEAKHTEFFRLVLNAIGEKGDLSHFHTETYQKIFYEILPTAMERLVTDQSPEAIAEASVVYNMFVEGVLAETGYYSFYAALETAGIMPGLLEGIGNLKKDESRHIGYGTFLLQRLICEHPHLFDFVAVKMGELTPLAIRLNQEGIAGREVSSFGGNPDDIMNFTLKQLSVRMEILARAKGKKIEEIYRYSDSELGVL
- a CDS encoding long-chain fatty acid--CoA ligase, with product MKLKELLETNITNFGEYPFLFFKEKSYTNVETKQFADQFAHGLRKLGINKGDRVMICMPNCPEVLFSYQAITRAGAIIVPVMFTLHPKELHYIAEKSGAKAVITSSYVLANVEKSLEGLAAKPELIVVDQPSSSQVKNFYEVMVQDNGSLDEGVTEEDTAVILYTSGTTGNPKGVLLTHKNLFSNAGNSAKHNETERGTTLGVLPLAHVYGLTVSNVCYLTGSSIVVFSSFDIKEVFKAIETYKVRTFSAVPAMIHAMLSFPGADQYDTSSLESVGSGSAPLPVALLHAFEQRFGAKVYEGYGLSEAAPVVTAHRKGIEIKPGSVGIPIPGVEVMVVNEEGEELPSGEVGELIVRGDNVTPGYYQNLEESSRVLREGWLYTGDMARIDDEGYVYIVDRKKDLIIRGGFNVYPRDVEEILNAHEQVFEAAVIGVPDERMGEEMVACVVKKPGSEVTEEELIRYCQDHLAKNKTPRRIVFLEALPRNGVGKILKTHLRRTASEIVIKP
- a CDS encoding MBL fold metallo-hydrolase; this encodes MVKIIPLELQTHFAEGTVNAFLVIGETVTLVDTGNPGRESYQQLKNQLHNHGIQLTDIDHIVLTHIHIDHAGAIPHLQEEVDIPIFVHEQAAGSINSDIHEYQRVQQFFDQFVTSCGADPKKHIIKRPFHEEIWQNVTFLKERDQVPLGGRKFEVVHVPGHSQCDLLLWSPETGETFAGDHLLKAFSVNAFIEPPNPGELSRPQPLLQYRDSMEKVSQLPLVTIYPGHGEVFTDHVSLIKTRLSEQEKRCKQILSILDHGEKSIFEICSVMYPRLNGRTVFLGLSQIQGHLDLLEQRQQVRYEKQGSKVVYRKERIG
- a CDS encoding ABC transporter substrate-binding protein yields the protein MKRLKSLLMLSLIFVVIFSLAACNSSSNESANTKPSSGGGGDSKSEETGTVNIGYTGPLSGPAAFYGERTLNGVKMAAEEINGAGGFEVGGKKFKLNIVSLDDKYLPNEAGANAKRLIQENKTPIIFTPHSGGVFALQVFNQQDKFLIGAYTSEPKVSEVGNNLTVRIPPRYDGYLKPFTDYEMKKFGKKIAFLPTASQYGKDWSEKLKAHWEKEGGKVVYNSAIDFAKETDFFTTVTNALKEKPDVLFIGGASEPTAKVAKQARELGFKGGFIVMDQAKFDEMKKVTGSYDLLNGSIGVMPLIESKSPAIPDFAKKYQEKYGETPGSEAGLNYIAMYIFVEAMKAAGSVDDAEKIQAKMQDGVSNIPDNVKIYDFTKFTGGGFDGELEVAAVEDGKIVPIKIK
- a CDS encoding ABC transporter ATP-binding protein, with product MLSLQNVSVKYGSFTAIQNVNIEVNEGEIVVLLGSNGAGKSTTFRTISGLSKPATGEILFEGKRLNRTSADQIVKLGIGQCPEGRKLFPAMSVQENLRMGAYVHRGKKEEYKHSLEHVYELFPILREKKNDAAGSLSGGQQQMLAIGRALMSKPKLMLLDEPSIGLAPLIVEQMFEVIQKINQEGTTILLAEQNANAALKIADKGYVFENGSIVLQGTSEELFANDEVRKAYIGA
- a CDS encoding ABC transporter ATP-binding protein, producing MQFLETKNLTKKFGGLVAVNQVDFTIEQGKINAIIGPNGAGKSTFFNLISGFHQPSSGQVIFKGKDITTLPSNKIAELGVARTFQTTNLFEQSTVLDNVIVGHRLRTKSNLLDAIFRTPRLRNEEEQCREKAMEVLEFVDLKQAANKLVGSLTQEEKKRTAFALALATDPEIVFLDEPAAGVNPDETEGLADLMKKMVSKGITVCLIEHKMSMIMRIADKIMVLNYGEKIAEGRPEEIRNNESVIKAYLGGSAIA
- a CDS encoding branched-chain amino acid ABC transporter permease, producing MGKVFNQRNVIIVLILFAVGFPLVSNNNYFIHIMTLSFIWMIGVYGLNLLAGYTGYLSLAHAGFFGIGAYSLGILTVKAGMNFWAAFFLSLVITSVLGFLVGLIALRTKEHFFAIYTLCLGYIIYLVIDKWDSLTEGVRGLIGIPAPAGFGPITFETEVSHYYLVLFFLLLVVLVMYRIIHSLSGRTFIAIRNSEDLAQTIGISTMKNKLTVFVLSTLFAGLSGALYASFVRFIGPDIGSITITFDLLTYLLVGGIGTLSGPLVGTLLIVWLSQQLQDFQQYRMLIFGPVLTLLVIFYPRGIVGAVSSGMAKRRAKKEQLQLTNTARASGKPFIDREKQVEEV
- a CDS encoding branched-chain amino acid ABC transporter permease, encoding MEILIQQLFNGLTIGSVYALVALGLTLVYGILHIPNFAHGALYMMGGYITLTMMTKFGLHYWVAIFVSILVVGLLGVMMERFVFHPLREAPPIHDKIAAIGILLFLEAFAQFYWGAEYQSMPTPYGQVVQLFGLTFTMQRILIVVAAIVVMILLYLFLKKTFTGATIIAMSQNREGANLVGINTNKVAMLTFMISGGLAAIASSLSAPINLVFPGMGQLVILKAFVIIILGGMGSIPGAIVGGYILGFSESLGATYISNDYKDIIAFVLLVIILTVKPTGLFSKGGH
- a CDS encoding long-chain fatty acid--CoA ligase, whose amino-acid sequence is MLTLHYEYWPKISKSLKVPATSLYDNLRVSAARYPDQAAIFYYGNKLSYQQLDEEVNALAGYLQHKLGVKTGEKVLLFMQNSPQFVIGYYAILRANAVVVPINPMLVADELEFYVRDCEIKTALAGQELYDRVRPLLGTTTLENLLLAAYSDYAGTGFEEMLPKEVEAPSVPFSEAGHYLWNDAIQAKIAPSEHTAKGNDLAVLPYTSGTTGLPKGCMHTNRTVNANTVGAYHWSNTTPNAVHLMSLPLFHVTGMVHSMHMPIYSGSTMVILTRWNRDAAVEMIKSLQCTHWVTIATMIVDFLANPKLKAEDISSLTSISGGGAALPEAVGEKLFKLSGLRFVEGYGLSETIAQTHFNPAERPKMQCLGIPSFDVDAKIIEPATGKELGVGEVGEIIVNGPQVMVGYFNRDDENRSAFIEIDGKSFFRTGDIGRYDEEGYFFMVDRVKRMINASGYKVWPTEVESYLYKHPAIQQACVVGVPDPRRGETVKAFVILNEGFEGKVSEEEIIEWSKQHMAAYKYPRLIEFRKQFPMTSSGKILWRTLQEEEKEKVTNNVQ